The genomic window GACTATCTGCTGTGGCTAAATGGGAATAGACACTGGCTAGTTTTAAATGGGGTAATCGCTGGACTAATTGCACAAACTCTGTGGCTTGTTGCCAAGACATTCCCAAGCGAGACATCCCAGTATCGATGTTGAGATGAACCGATAAGGGTGTTTGACAACGACTTAGGGTATCCGAAAAAACTAAAGCCTGTTGGGGTGTACAGATAGTGGGTTGTAAATACCAATGCGCGATCGCACGCACTTGTTCGGGGGTATTGGTTGCGCCTAAAATCACGATGGGCGCGTCAATTCCGGCTTCTCGCAGTTGAATACCTTCTTCTACTGTGGCGACACATAATCCATAAGCACCTGTGGCGAGTGCGGTTTGGGCAACCATTGTGGCACCATGTCCGTAGGCGTCTGCTTTCACCACCGCCATGAGTTGGGTTTTGGCAGACAAAAGCTGTTTTAATTGGTTTAGGTTATGGGCAAGTGCCGCGCGATCGATTTCTACCCAAGCGCGTTCCGTTAATCCGCCAGAGACTTCCCATAAGTTGGGCATAAACCCATTGGTGGGGATGAGTTCTTGCATTTTCCTCCACTCCTCTATCACTATTGAGTATTAAACAGGTTTCCGGTGACGTATCGTTTTGAGTTTAATCCTTACCAGCGCCAATTTCGACATCCCCTAACCACTCATCATGGCATCTGGAAAGTACGCGAGGGGATTATCCTGCGTCTGGTGGATGAAAAGGGGCGAGTGGGTTGGGGAGAAATTGCCCCACTTCCTTGGTTTGGTTCTGAAACCTTAGAACAAGCCCTAACCGTTTGTCAGCAGTTCCCGTCTCAGATTACATCAACCGATATTTTCTCGATTCCGGCTGAATTTCCCGCCTGTCAGTTTGGCTTTGAGTCAGCGTGGGATGGGTTAGTCACAAGTAATGGGGAAGATGAGGGAGAGAGTCGTATTGAAACGGAACAAATAAGCCAGTCGTTAACCCATGCGTCGCTGAAATACAGTTATCTTTTGCCCACTGGGGAAGCCGCGTTAACCTCTTGGCAGCAAGGTTGGCAACAGGGCGATCGCACGTTTAAATGGAAAATTGGTGTAACCTCTATGGAGTCGGAACTGAGGTGGTTTGAACAATTGGTTCAAATCTTACCTGAATCGGCTCAATTACGCTTAGATGCGAATGGGGGACTTACACAGCATCAAGCTCAACAGTGGTTGCAGGTGGCGGATCAGGCGGGAATAGTCGAGTTTCTGGAACAACCCTTGCCACCAGAAGAGTTTGCCGCCATGAGGGCAATGTATGACCAGTATAGGACAGCGATCGCCCTTGATGAATCCGTTGCTACGTTGAACCAACTCAAAACCTGTTACCAGCAGGGATGGCGAGGAATCTTTGTGATTAAAGCGGCGATCGCGGGTTCTCCTACACAACTCCGACAATTTTGTCAAGCCCACGATATCGACGTGGTTTTCTCCTCCGTCTTTGAAAGTGCGATCGCCAGACAAGCGGTTCTCAATTTAGCTGTAGAATTATCTCATCCCCATCGGGCAGTTGGGTTTGGAGTTAATCACTGGTTTGTCTAAGTGGATGGGCGTTTCAATTCTGTATTCCCTATTGCCTGTTGCCTATTCTCTATTCCCTTTGAGAAATTTAAAATCAAAATTCAACGGCTCAACAGCTTATGATTCAAGTCAAAACTAAACAACCCGAAGGACCAAAAGCCCCCAAATGGTGGCAAAAAATTCAGTGGATTACTAAGCCGCTGGATTACATGGATGCAGCAGGACAACAATATGGTGATATTTTCAATGCGCCTGTTATTAGCAATCATTCCTGTATGTTGTTTGTCAGTCATCCCCAAGCCTTACAACAGATTTTCACCAACGATACCAAGCAATTTACAGCTCCTCCAGATAGGCTTTTGCAGCCAATTGTTGGAGATCATTCAATATTTGTGCTAGAAGGCAATCCCCATCGTCGGGAACGCAAACTCTTAATGCCACCGTTTCACGGCGAACACATCCAAACTTATGGGCAACTTATCTGTGACCTAACGGATAAGGTAATGCAGCAGGTGCGTCCCGGTCAAATCTTTGTGGCTCGTTCTCTAGCTCAAGAAATTTCTTTAGAAGTTATCTTAAATTCTGTTTTTGGTATTCATGATCCAGAGCGATTTGGTCAACTGAAAGGGCTAATTGCTAGCATGATGGATCAATTTAAATCTCCCTTCACATCAGGATTACTTTTTTTTCCAGCCCTACAGAAAGATTGGACACCTTGGGGTGCGTTTCGTCGCTTAAAGCAGCAAGTGAGTCAGCTAATCTATGCGGAAATTCGAGAGCGCCGTCAACAGAAAGACTCTTCGGGTTCAGATATTCTCACCCTACTGTTATCGGCACAGGATGAAGAAGGTCAACCCATGACAGATGAAGAATTGCATGATGAATTGTTTACTTTATTAGTAGCCGGTCACGAAACTACCGCTACTGCGATCGCGTGGGCTTTGTATTGGGTTTATCGATCGCCTGATGTGCAGAACAAGCTGTTGCAGGAATTGGATTCTCTGGGTCAACAAGCAGACCCTGTGGACATTGCTCGTTTATCGTATCTCACAGCCGTGTGCCAGGAAAGCTTGCGGATTTATCCTGTGGCTGTCTTAACTGTACCGAGAGCCGTGAAAGAACCTGTTGAACTGATGGGATATCAACTACAACCGGGAACCCGAGTTTATGGCTGTATTTATTTAACTCATCATCGCCAGGATTTATATCCAGAATCTCATCAATTTAAGCCAGAACGTTTTTTAGCACGCAAGTTTTCTCCCTATGAGTTTTTCCCCTTCGGCGGTGGGATACGTCGCTGTATTGGTGAAGCTTTGGCATTCTTTGAAATGAAATTAGTCCTTGCCAAAATTGCCTCTCAGTATCAACTAACTCTAGCACAGCAGCAACCTGAGCGCCCTCAGCGACGGAGTGTAACCTTAGCGCCTAGCACGGGTGTAAGGTTAATTATGCAAGGTAAGAGATAGGGGAACCAGGGTATTTGTCGGGGCGGGTTTAGGGATTAATTTTCTAACTAGAATGCGAAACCCGCCCTAAAATTTTGTTGGGGGTGGGTTTAAGGACATGAATTCTATTTTAATCGATATAAAACAGCGAAATAATGATTGGCTCATTGGTTTTGAAAATAAGCAATTCCAAGAAATAAATCATAAATTATTTGCTCAATTTTCTAATTTGTCTCTAGGTCAAACCGTTCCTAAGATTATTTTGGCTGAATCTAACCCTTGGCGATTCCTTGCTGCATTGAGCGCCGCTATTGCTGCCGATTGTTCAGTAGTTTTGGGCAATCCCAACTGGACACAACCGGAATGGCAGCAGGTTTTAGCATTAGTTCAACCCGATTTAATTTGGGGAGATTTGTCACCGGTGATTCGTCAAGAGTCATTTGTCAAAAATAAGGGACAAGGGATAGTCAAGACGGAACCGACAATGGGTGTCACTGAATTGGGCGTTTGTAGTCAGCGCTTTAGCGCTGATAGCACTAAAGTGCCTACTACGAGCGCTGATAGCACTAAAGTGCCTACTACGAACGCTGATAGCACTAAAGTGCCTACTACGAACGCTGATAGCACTAAAGTGCCTACTACGAACGCTGATAGCACTAAAGTGCCTACTACGAACGCTGATAGCACTAAAGTGCTTACTACGAACCCTAAAATAATGATTCCTACAGGGGGTTCCTCTGGTAAGATTCGCTTCGTGATGCACAGTTGGGATACTTTAATGGCGTCGGTGCGAGGGTTTCATCAGTATTTTGACCAAAAGCCAGTGAACTCATTCTGTGTCTTGCCTGTGTATCATGTGAGTGGGTTAATGCAATTTCTGCGATCGCTAACCACAGGAGGACAGTTTGCTAGTCTACCCTTTAGAGACGTGGTGGCGGGGAAAGGACGAGATATTGACCCCAGAGATTTTTTTATTTCCCTAGTTCCCACTCAGTTACAACGCTTACTCCGGGCGAATGCAGCAAATTGGTTATCCCAGTTTCACACGGTTTTGTTAGGTGGTGCGCCAGCTTATGAGTCTCTCTTAACTGAGGCGAGACAACAGGGTATTCGTTTAGCGCCAACTTATGGAATGACGGAAACGGCGTCTCAAGTGGTTACTCTGAAACCGGACGCATTTTTAGCGGGGAATAATAGTTGCGGTCAAGTTCTCCCTCACGCCCACGTTACCATTTGCAGTACAACCGGGGAATTTTTGGGGACAAATCAAATTGGAATTGTCACGATTGCAGCAGAGTCTTTGGCATTGGGTTACTATTCTTCAGGAGATAAGGAAGATGGAGAGTTAACTCAAAACCATGTCCCAATCAGGGCGGGTGTTGAGGAAACGTTATCGTCAACCACTGGCGCGAATTTTCAAACCTCGCCCCTACAGAGGAATAATGGCGTATCTCTACACTTCCCCAATCCCCAATCACCAATCCCTAATAGTCATGCAACGCCTGATAAAATTCCAACGCTGCAATCCGATGATTTGGGATTTTTTGATGATCAGGGATATCTAACTATTGTCGGACGGCACAGTCATAAAATCATTAGTGGAGGTGAAAATATTTTCCCAGCCGAAGTCGAGGCGGCTATTTTAGCCACCCAATTAGTGCGTGATGTGTGTGTGATTGGCATACCGCATAATTATTGGGGTCAAGCCGTTACAGCGGTTTACGTTCCTCGCGCATCGGACGTTTCTGTGGATAGTTTAAAAGCCGCGCTGGTCAATCAGTTAAGTAGGTTTAAGCAGCCTAAATATTGGGTTCCTGTTGAACAATTACCCCGCAATGAGCAAGGGAAAGTAAATTATGAATCTGTTAGAACAACTGCTTTAGAATTTTTGCCTATGGTTTAAAAAGTCACCAACCTTTATCTTGAAAATCTATTCATTTAAATCTTAATGTCAGTCAAATTTAAATGCATGACAGCTTACCCGCCTCAATTATATTTACTCCGTAGAGGTCTAAGAGTCAACAAAGATGCCAGCATCGCGATTAATACATCTAAATTACCGGGTCTCTTACTCCGTTTCCACCACGTCATATCTGTATAAAGTATCTCGACTAATTGTCGATTTTTTTGAGTGGTGACGTTGACAAATTTTAAGGTGAATTCAGTATTATTTCTGTTGACAGTGTAGCCGCGCAAGTTTGCGGTTACAGAAAAATGATAATCGGGCAATTCTAGAGAAATGGGTTCATTCTCTATCACCACATTATCGGTTATCAAAATAATTCTCGCGCCACCTTCAGAAAGGTCAACCGTATATCCTTCATAAACACGGGAAATTGAATGGTTAGGATTAGAGAAATCACCAACTCTAAGCGTACAACCTGTACGCAACGGAAATCGATCCATCCCTCGGCACTCTGGCTGGTCGATCGCGGCGAGAAAAGCGATACTCATAATGATGATATTGTAGATCAGCAACAGAAAGATCATGGCAAATTCAGAAGACGCTGCGGTTTGCCACACCCCCCAGTGATAACCCACCAGATGGAGACAGAGGACAGCAATCATCAATATTACCCCAACTAGCAGGGGCCAGGTTTGATTGAGATTGTAATTTTTCGTTTCTGCTTTCACCCCTTTACGGGTGACCTTAAATGCTAAACCAAAAGGATCACGAATCGCAAATATCAGGCACTTTAAGGTAGGAAAGCAAAGGATAGTTTGGTAAACTTCATTCCAAAAGAACGAACCACAATATTCTGTTGCCCAACCTGTACTCCCAGCCATTAGTAATATCCAGGGCAAAAAATAATAGATCATTTCCGGGGTTGTAGAAACAATGGGAGAAATACCTAAAATTAGGCTCATTAAGGGAGTAAACATGAAGACTGTCCGAAATAGGGGATCGAATGTCCCCAGGAAAAAAGTAAAAAAATAGCTTTTTTGTAACCAATTCATTGTAGACCAAATGGGTATCTTATCCCCGCAGCAAAATATCTGATAATTACTGTGATGCCAGCGCGTTCGTTGTTTAAGAAAATCCACATAGGTGCGGGTTGATTCTCCCATTGAAAGCACTTCATTCAAATAAATCAAGCGCCAGCCACGAGTTAACATAGTTGTAGAGGTAGGAGAATCTTCTGCCAGACAAATTGTGTTATATCCACCCACCTCTTCCAATGCCATTCGCCTGACTACATAAGATGTACCACAACAAAGCACGCTATTGGTAACATCTCGACAGGATAAACTAAAACCAAAAAAGTTAGCTAAATCATCATACAAAATATGATCAACTCCTAAATTTCGAGCATGATGATCAGGATTATAAAAAGCTTGCGGTGTCTGAACTAGGGCAATCTTTGGCTGCAGAAAAAAGCCAACCGTGCGCGTCAAAAAGTTTTTGAATGGCACAAAATCAGCATCCATAATCGCAATCAGTTCTCCCTGAGTTTTGGGTAAGGCACTATTGAGATTACCAGCTTTTGCATGTTGATTATCCGGGCGCGTAATATATTCACACCCCAATTCCTTAGCCAGGGCGCGGATATTGGGACGGCGAGTATCGTCGAGAATGTAAACTTTTTTATTGGCATAGTCCATCGCTTGACAACCAATCACTGTGCGACTTACCACAGATTCGGGTTCGTTATATGTAGGAACAAAAACGTCTACGGAGGGTTGGTATTTGCCAGAGAGTATATCCTGAGAATAGCGATCAGCTTGGGCGCTGCGTTGTTTGGCATTTGACCAAACACTTTGGGGAATATGAAGGATGAACGAGAGAATACCTAGTGATTCAATAAAGTAAATCAGGAGACTAAAGGTAGCAGTTGCCAAATGATCAAAATTGAGCGTAGCGATGGTGCGCCAAATAAAATAGCGCGTCATTAATATCAAGAGAATACCCTTGACAATTAAACGAGTCCAATTATTGGAGGGAATAAAGCGCAGCAGCAAACAGATGTAGGCAACAACAATCGTCGGAAATAACAGGTTCCAAGGTTGTCCCGGCGGCTGAATAAATTCCGGGAGAGAGCGGTTAGGGAATGGATGTAATGGCGCGACTAATGAGTTAGATTTTTGGGTTTCATCGGAGGGAATTGACGGAATAATTCCTCTACTGGATGGTGAAGTTGAAAGGAGAGAAGGGCGAACATCTGGACGCAACTGTTCTGGAGAAAAAAAGGTGGGACTGTTGCTAGTCCAATTGCCGCTAAAGACTGTGCCGAAAAATAGCACGATTCCAGCGATAAAGATTGCCCAAGCCCAAGGGGAAATTAAACCTTTGGTCTTCGGTTTAGTTGAGGAGGTGGGTTGACGTTTTTTCCGCAGCATTGGTGTTATTCATATTCTTTTAACAACCTGTAGAGGCGACCCACTTGTATTAGTGTAAAGTAAACTTGAGATTCAAAAACAAGAATCCACTCCATTTATTTGGGTTTCTTTCTACTCAAACCTTTGTATCAGAAAATTTTTCTGCGGAGAATTAAGCAAATCGCTGTCAGGGTGGATTCCAGGTTCTCCAGGAAAAGAATGGGCTTCCGGATTATCTTTGGATGACTCCTCTGTTGAAAATAATGCGGGTCCAGTGCTAGTCACAGTACTGAAAAATACTGAACCGATAAAGAGAATTACGCTACTGACGAACATTGTCCAAGCCCAGGGGTAGATATGAGTTTTGGTTTTAGTTTTCGGTAAGGATTGGGGTTCGTTGAGATTATTTTTCATGGCAACTGATGGGTTATAAAAGGGTAAGTCTGTTGATTTTATTTAACTTGAAAACTGACTCGGGCGGTATACCCGACATAGCAGAAAAGATTGGGTTCACCTTTATCTGTATCGGGAGCTAGTTCAACGCGCACCTGGCTATCGCGAGGCAAATTTGGGGTGAGGGGAATCGCCACATCTTCCCCGACTGCGAGTCGCCCTAAACCCGATCGCACTAAACTGACTTTTCCTTGAAACACCTGAGATTTCGAGCCATAGAGTTCAATTGTGGCGGGTGTACCGGGTTGGAGCGATCGCAAGGCGCGTTCTTCTACGTAAACATCAACCCAGCGTCGCCCACAATCCACTACATTTCCTAGAGTGTCTCCTTCTTCCACAAACTGACCTTTTTGAGTATTGAGACGCCAAATAACACCCGTGGTTGGTGTTTTTACCTCTACCGTTTGTTGTCGCTGCATATCAGCTTGAGCTTGGGCTAATTCGGCTTGAGCATCTTTAACGGTTTGCTGTAGCGTTTGAATGATTTTCTGTTGATCTGCGATATCTAACAGTAGTTCTTGTAAGCGTATTTTCGGATCATAGTTACTGCTACTTCGATCTAATGATAAACCCACAAGAGCCGCTTTTTCCTCCGCACGGGCAGCTTCTAAGCGAGCATTCAAGCGATTTATCTCCGCTTTGCTTTCCTGCATTTCTAACTTAACTGTATCCAGTTCAGCTTTTGGTAATGCCCCTTCATTGGTCAAAAATGCTGTGCGTTTATAGTTAACTTGAGCAAGCTGATAACGCGCTTGAGCGGCTTGTAAATCTGATTGGACTTGTGCCACTGATTGTTTAGCCTCACGGACTTGTAAATTCGATTGGTTTTGATGGTCTATTTCCAATATTTTTACCAGGGCTAGCTGCCGAGATAACTGAGCTTTAGCGCGTTCGATTTCAGCTTTTTGCTCATTAATTCGGCTGGTAATTTCCTGAACTTCAAGTTGACTCACTCGTTCATTCTTCAGTGCCAGTAAAACTTTATCTTTCGTCGCTACTTCTCCGGTTTCAACGGCGAGTTTTGATACTTCTCCTGCAGCGGGAGCTTTGAGTTCAATGAGAACGCCATTAATGATAGCATCGCGACTAATCACCGACGTTAATCGGGTTTGTAGTAAACGAAACGACCAATAAATCAACCCTGCACCCGCTAAGATAATTAGGATATTGGCTAACCATGACCTTGGGGAAGTTTGTGCTGGATAGTCTTGAGTGCTACTCATGCTACAATCTCATCGGTTGTACCTGGATTTATCTGGATTTTTACTTCCAGACTTCAAACTGCTTTTGGATTTCCTGCACTAGAAAGTGAACTAGAAAATCTAGAAAGCTTGTCGGGGATTTGCGGCGTTTAGATCAAATCCGATGGCGACGTATTCCTTTTTTGTAAGTTCCTTGATTATTAATTTAGCATTAGTTTTGTTAAATAAAATCAACTTTAACAAATCTTCAAAATTACCATAATTTTTATTTTTCAGCTAAATTTTTCCGGAGCAAATAGACTACATAAAAAGGATTTTGGAGTTGTGCAGCAAGCCCTAAATAATGATTTTGCCAATCATTAAAACCCCCTGATCTGCTCGCAGATAGGGAACAGACGTACCCTTAAACCCGGTAATAAATGGCTTGTGATGCAACTGCCAATAGCTGGAACTCATATCATTGGCGATCGATTTTAAAGCCCTAAGTTCTTCCACCAGTTCAGTGGCGAGTTCGTTAATCCGATTGGCATGATCATAAGCCTGTTGAGTGGCGATCTCTACCTCATCAGCGAAGGTTAAGGGTTGCTTGGGTTTGGCGAGAGGCTGTAGCTGTTGCTGTTTTTGCTCTAACTGCGTCTGCAACGCCGCGATCGCATTATCAATTCCTTGGACTTCGGCGGAAACCTCTGCGGCTACCCTCGCTTGATGACGATAAGCCGCCGCGATCGCTTTGGGTGAATTATTCTCCGGTTGAACCTCCTGATTGGTTAGAGTATCCCGTTCTTGACGTAGTGCCTCGAGTTGGGAGCGAATTGCCTCAATTTCTGCCTGTATCTGATCCATCCTGATACCACGTTGTCTAAAAAGATACTTTTTTCTTGGTGCGAGTCTACTACCTTTACATAACACACATAACACATAGGTAAGGGCACGGCAGTGCCGTGCCCCTACTTGTTTCGTAAATGCGAGTTGACCTGATAATCTGGAGAGTCAACTTATTCAAGTATACCCAGCAAAGGTTGGGCTTTGGCTTTGGGTAGGGATGGTGCGTTGAATTTACCAGAATACAGGTTTGTCCGTTCTTGTGCAACGACTGGCAAAACTTGACGCACTTGAGCCGTTACCGCCACGGTTTTGACATCATAGGTTTGGGTAGCAACCTTCGGATATAAACCAATGCCGACGATGGGAATTAACAAGCACAGGGCGATAAATATTTCCCGTGGGTTGGCATCTCCAAAATAATTATCCATCGCCAATTCCGCCTTAGCTGTGCCATAGAACACCTGACGCAGCATGGAGAGTAGATAGATGGGAGTGAGGATTAATCCCACGGCGGCTAACAGTACCATTACTACTTTAAAGGATGAGTTATAGGCATCGCTAGTAGACATGCCGAGGAAGATAGACAATTCTCCCACAAACCCACTCATTCCCGGTAATGCTAAAGATGCCATAGCACCAGCCGTAAACAGGGCAAATACTTTAGGCATTTGTTTTGCCATACCGCCCATATTTTCCATTGCCAGGGTATGGGTGCGATCATAAGTGACACCCGACAGGAAGAATAACGCGGCGGCAATTAATCCATGAGAGATCATTTGTAGCATTGCGCCATTTGTACCTAATGCCGTGAAGGAGGCAATACCAACTAGGACAAATCCCATGTGGGAAATAGAAGAATACGCCAAGCGCCGTTTCAGGTTATCTTGAGCAAAGGCAGTCAACGCCCCGTAGATAATATTGACGACGCCTAAAACAGCCAGTACCGGGGCAAAGCGAATATGGGCATCAGGCAACATTTCCATATTCATCCGGATCAATCCGTAACCCCCCATCTTCAGCAACACACCCGCTAAAATCATTGAGACAGGGGCAGAGGCTTGAGAGTGAGCATCGGGTAACCAGGTATGTAAGGGAAAAATCGGTAATTTTACGCCGTAAGCAATTAAGAACCCTGCATATACCGCCAATTCCATCCCAATCGGGTAATGCTTCTGGGCTAGCTGTTGCATATCAAAGGTAACGGTGTCGCCGTAGAATGCCATTGCTAATGCGGCGACGAGAATGAAGATAGAACCTGCTGCTGTATAAAGAATAAACTTAGTCGCGGCATAGAGGCGCTTTTCTCCACCCCAGATGGAAATCAGCAGATACACGGGAATCAGTTCTAATTCCCACATTAAGAAGAATAATAGTAAGTCCTGAGCTGCGAATACGCCAATCTGGGCGCTATACATCACCAGCATCAAGACATAAAACAGACGAGGCTTACGGTTGACTTTCCAAGATGCCAGAATAGCGAGGGTAGTGACGAAGCCCGATAACACAATTAAGGGCATAGAAAGTCCATCGACTCCGACTGACCAGTTTAAGCCCAATTGGGGAATCCAGGAATAGGTTTCTTGGAGTTGGAACTGAGAGTTTTGTAAATCGTAGTGACGCCAAAAGGCATGGATGGTGAGGAGGAAGTTTGCCATGCCAACCCCTAGGGCATACCAGCGGACGGTTTTACCTTCTTTGTCAGGGATCAGAGGAATCGCTAGAGACGCCAGTAGCGGCAATAGAATAATCGTCGTTATCCAGGGAATCTGACTGCCAATCATGACTAAGGATATATGCTTATCGTTAATGTTGGTTACATTGTATTAAGTTTCGTAAAGGTTTGAGAAGAGGAGAAGCACAAGCATACCAAATCTTCACGATAAACAGGACTAATGTAAGCTTCTCTTCAACTCAGATTGAGGAGCGGCTCTGAGTGAAGCTATTACCACACTGCAACACTATTGTCAATAGTTAAATCCTTGGTTACTGATCGCCCATCCATTATCCTGAAGGATATTGGCTTAATTGCTGATTGGGGATGTGAGCGTAGTTGACTGACACAGCTAATTTGGTGCAATAGATTGGGTTCGTAGTGAGGGCTTCAGCCCTGTCGAGCTAGACGTTAGAGAACTAAAGTTCTCACTACAAACAAAGCTTTATTTTAGGTGGGTCACGCCAGTAGTTGACTGACACAGCTAAAATTGTGGATTAGATTTGACCATTGTAATCAGGCGCAAGTATGAGCGCCCGTTGAGCATGGTTTGTAGGGGCGGGTTTATGGACTTTCGTTTTGTTATTAGATGATAATGTTAAATCAAACCCGCCCCTTCCCAAGGTAGAGGCAGGTTTTCTGTTCTCCGGAGGGGCAAAACAACTTCCCCCTACAACAGCAATCACGCCAGATAATTTGCTGCCTTAGTTTCTCAAGGTAGATGTTTTGAATGGTTTAACCGGATTTGTGTTGTTTTGAATATTGTCGTTTAAACAATGCTCCAAAACCTAGGGCTGTAGCCGAACCAAGTAGAGTCAAGGGTTCAGGTACAGGCGTGGATGAGGTAGAAAACCCTTCAATTTTCAAGCCGACTAGGGAACGAGCTGCCGCCAGGTTAGGGTTAGGCGCTCCATCCGACCAACTCATCGTGGCAATACCAGAAAGAGTACTAATTTGGGTATCGCTGAAAAAATAGTTTTTCGTGATATTTTGACCATCTGGTTCAGGCGCAATAGCGGAACTTGAAACTGGATCAATATCAATTCCGTTAACCGCATCGACTTCCAAGAACATTTTAGTACCCGGAGCGACTTTCCCATCGCTGGTCGTGGTTCTTGTCCAGAGATAGAATCCATCAAAGGATGTTGCAGGTGGAGTCGCCTGGTAATATGAAATAGTTTGATCCTGAATGTTAAAGGAAACCGTATTTCCATCCCACTCCAACGTCCAGGGAACCTCTTCCTGGTTTTGCCATTCCCATTCCAATTGCTCTATTGGATTACCATCATCTTCTTTGGTGGCAAACTCCCAGTCACCTGGTTCTTTACCAGCTCTGCCTTCTAATGTCCAGTTCAAGTTAGTCCAGCCATCGGGGGG from Coleofasciculus chthonoplastes PCC 7420 includes these protein-coding regions:
- a CDS encoding o-succinylbenzoate synthase — encoded protein: MTYRFEFNPYQRQFRHPLTTHHGIWKVREGIILRLVDEKGRVGWGEIAPLPWFGSETLEQALTVCQQFPSQITSTDIFSIPAEFPACQFGFESAWDGLVTSNGEDEGESRIETEQISQSLTHASLKYSYLLPTGEAALTSWQQGWQQGDRTFKWKIGVTSMESELRWFEQLVQILPESAQLRLDANGGLTQHQAQQWLQVADQAGIVEFLEQPLPPEEFAAMRAMYDQYRTAIALDESVATLNQLKTCYQQGWRGIFVIKAAIAGSPTQLRQFCQAHDIDVVFSSVFESAIARQAVLNLAVELSHPHRAVGFGVNHWFV
- a CDS encoding cytochrome P450 — its product is MIQVKTKQPEGPKAPKWWQKIQWITKPLDYMDAAGQQYGDIFNAPVISNHSCMLFVSHPQALQQIFTNDTKQFTAPPDRLLQPIVGDHSIFVLEGNPHRRERKLLMPPFHGEHIQTYGQLICDLTDKVMQQVRPGQIFVARSLAQEISLEVILNSVFGIHDPERFGQLKGLIASMMDQFKSPFTSGLLFFPALQKDWTPWGAFRRLKQQVSQLIYAEIRERRQQKDSSGSDILTLLLSAQDEEGQPMTDEELHDELFTLLVAGHETTATAIAWALYWVYRSPDVQNKLLQELDSLGQQADPVDIARLSYLTAVCQESLRIYPVAVLTVPRAVKEPVELMGYQLQPGTRVYGCIYLTHHRQDLYPESHQFKPERFLARKFSPYEFFPFGGGIRRCIGEALAFFEMKLVLAKIASQYQLTLAQQQPERPQRRSVTLAPSTGVRLIMQGKR
- a CDS encoding 2-succinylbenzoate--CoA ligase, which gives rise to MNSILIDIKQRNNDWLIGFENKQFQEINHKLFAQFSNLSLGQTVPKIILAESNPWRFLAALSAAIAADCSVVLGNPNWTQPEWQQVLALVQPDLIWGDLSPVIRQESFVKNKGQGIVKTEPTMGVTELGVCSQRFSADSTKVPTTSADSTKVPTTNADSTKVPTTNADSTKVPTTNADSTKVPTTNADSTKVLTTNPKIMIPTGGSSGKIRFVMHSWDTLMASVRGFHQYFDQKPVNSFCVLPVYHVSGLMQFLRSLTTGGQFASLPFRDVVAGKGRDIDPRDFFISLVPTQLQRLLRANAANWLSQFHTVLLGGAPAYESLLTEARQQGIRLAPTYGMTETASQVVTLKPDAFLAGNNSCGQVLPHAHVTICSTTGEFLGTNQIGIVTIAAESLALGYYSSGDKEDGELTQNHVPIRAGVEETLSSTTGANFQTSPLQRNNGVSLHFPNPQSPIPNSHATPDKIPTLQSDDLGFFDDQGYLTIVGRHSHKIISGGENIFPAEVEAAILATQLVRDVCVIGIPHNYWGQAVTAVYVPRASDVSVDSLKAALVNQLSRFKQPKYWVPVEQLPRNEQGKVNYESVRTTALEFLPMV
- a CDS encoding glycosyltransferase, which codes for MLRKKRQPTSSTKPKTKGLISPWAWAIFIAGIVLFFGTVFSGNWTSNSPTFFSPEQLRPDVRPSLLSTSPSSRGIIPSIPSDETQKSNSLVAPLHPFPNRSLPEFIQPPGQPWNLLFPTIVVAYICLLLRFIPSNNWTRLIVKGILLILMTRYFIWRTIATLNFDHLATATFSLLIYFIESLGILSFILHIPQSVWSNAKQRSAQADRYSQDILSGKYQPSVDVFVPTYNEPESVVSRTVIGCQAMDYANKKVYILDDTRRPNIRALAKELGCEYITRPDNQHAKAGNLNSALPKTQGELIAIMDADFVPFKNFLTRTVGFFLQPKIALVQTPQAFYNPDHHARNLGVDHILYDDLANFFGFSLSCRDVTNSVLCCGTSYVVRRMALEEVGGYNTICLAEDSPTSTTMLTRGWRLIYLNEVLSMGESTRTYVDFLKQRTRWHHSNYQIFCCGDKIPIWSTMNWLQKSYFFTFFLGTFDPLFRTVFMFTPLMSLILGISPIVSTTPEMIYYFLPWILLMAGSTGWATEYCGSFFWNEVYQTILCFPTLKCLIFAIRDPFGLAFKVTRKGVKAETKNYNLNQTWPLLVGVILMIAVLCLHLVGYHWGVWQTAASSEFAMIFLLLIYNIIIMSIAFLAAIDQPECRGMDRFPLRTGCTLRVGDFSNPNHSISRVYEGYTVDLSEGGARIILITDNVVIENEPISLELPDYHFSVTANLRGYTVNRNNTEFTLKFVNVTTQKNRQLVEILYTDMTWWKRSKRPGNLDVLIAMLASLLTLRPLRSKYN
- a CDS encoding HlyD family secretion protein; its protein translation is MSSTQDYPAQTSPRSWLANILIILAGAGLIYWSFRLLQTRLTSVISRDAIINGVLIELKAPAAGEVSKLAVETGEVATKDKVLLALKNERVSQLEVQEITSRINEQKAEIERAKAQLSRQLALVKILEIDHQNQSNLQVREAKQSVAQVQSDLQAAQARYQLAQVNYKRTAFLTNEGALPKAELDTVKLEMQESKAEINRLNARLEAARAEEKAALVGLSLDRSSSNYDPKIRLQELLLDIADQQKIIQTLQQTVKDAQAELAQAQADMQRQQTVEVKTPTTGVIWRLNTQKGQFVEEGDTLGNVVDCGRRWVDVYVEERALRSLQPGTPATIELYGSKSQVFQGKVSLVRSGLGRLAVGEDVAIPLTPNLPRDSQVRVELAPDTDKGEPNLFCYVGYTARVSFQVK